A window of Equus przewalskii isolate Varuska chromosome 18, EquPr2, whole genome shotgun sequence contains these coding sequences:
- the TBL1XR1 gene encoding F-box-like/WD repeat-containing protein TBL1XR1 isoform X1, translating to MPDVVQTRQQAYRDKLAQQQAAAAAAAAAATNPQGSAKNGENTANGEENGAHTIANNHTDMMEVDGDVEIPPNKAVVLRGHESEVFICAWNPVSDLLASGSGDSTARIWNLSENSTSGSTQLVLRHCIREGGQDVPSNKDVTSLDWNSEGTLLATGSYDGFARIWTKDGNLASTLGQHKGPIFALKWNKKGNFILSAGVDKTTIIWDAHTGEAKQQFPFHSAPALDVDWQSNNTFASCSTDMCIHVCKLGQDRPIKTFQGHTNEVNAIKWDPTGNLLASCSDDMTLKIWSMKQDNCVHDLQAHNKEIYTIKWSPTGPGTNNPNANLMLASASFDSTVRLWDVDRGICIHTLTKHQEPVYSVAFSPDGRYLASGSFDKCVHIWNTQTGALVHSYRGTGGIFEVCWNAAGDKVGASASDGSVCVLDLRK from the exons ATGCCTGATGTAGTACAGACGAGACAACAAGCTTATAGAGATAAGCTTGCACAGCAACaagcagcagctgctgcagctgccGCAGCTGCAACAAACCCACAAGGATCTgcaaaaaatggagaaaacacagcaaatggggaggagaatggagcacATACTATAGCAA ATAATCATACTGATATGATGGAAGTGGATGGGGATGTTGAAATCCCTCCTAATAAAGCAGTTGTATTACGGGGCCACGAATCTGAAGTTTTCATCTGTGCCTGGAACCCCGTTAGTGATCTCTTGGCATCAGG GTCTGGAGACTCAACAGCAAGAATATGGAATCTTAGTGAAAATAGCACTAGTGGCTCCACACAGTTAGTCCTTAGACATTGTATACGAGAAGGAGGGCAAGATGTCCCCAGCAACAAGGACGTGACGTCTCTAGATTGGAAT AGTGAAGGTACACTTCTAGCAACTGGTTCATACGATGGGTTTGCCAGAATATGGACTAAAGATG GCAACCTTGCTAGCACCTTGGGACAGCATAAAGGCCCTATATTTGCattaaaatggaataagaaaggaaatttcaTTCTAAGTGCTGGAGTAGACAAG ACTACAATTATTTGGGATGCACATACTGGTGAAGCCAAGCAacagtttccttttcattcag CACCAGCGTTGGACGTTGATTGGCAGAGCAACAACACCTTTGCTTCCTGTAGTACAGACATGTGCATTCATGTCTGTAAATTAGGACAAGACAGACCGATTAAAACATTCCAGGGACACACG aATGAAGTAAATGCTATCAAATGGGACCCAACTGGCAATCTTCTGGCCTCCTGTTCTGACGACATGACTTTGAAG ataTGGAGTATGAAACAAGACAATTGTGTCCATGATTTGCAAGCACATAATAAAGAAATTTATACTATCAAATGGAGTCCAACAGGGCCAGGGACAAATAATCCAAATGCCAACCTTATGTTAGCAAG TGCATCCTTTGATTCTACTGTTAGATTATGGGATGTAGACCGAGGAATTTGCATCCATACTTTGACAAAACACCAAGAGCCTGTGTACAGTGTAGCTTTCAGTCCTGATGGCAGGTACCTGGCAAGCGGTTCTTTTGACAAATGTGTGCACATCTGGAACACACAG acAGGTGCTCTAGTTCACAGCTATAGGGGAACAGGTGGAATTTTTGAAGTTTGCTGGAATGCAGCAGGAGACAAAGTTGGAGCCAGTGCATCAGATGGTTCA